The Acanthochromis polyacanthus isolate Apoly-LR-REF ecotype Palm Island chromosome 5, KAUST_Apoly_ChrSc, whole genome shotgun sequence genome includes a window with the following:
- the LOC110971215 gene encoding MKRN2 opposite strand protein, which yields MERSIIRLSHCQKEIFCFSLPDECPSCGEELKGSRLQEAPVSLPSPLTDGHKSSCCLLVAPAHDNLHRDFDGTSDLHTGISNTKGVVFNYTRGGVRREQTGWERCVSIPLVRPDMFHLLAQWDQYLDRFSDGPMWDPAWHRFDEDDHNCFSFCLQFVNSVLTAEGRSSLSRDDFTRSFILPRMRRVSKYTTLYQHLQRHQYYLVDRQEDRQEDTAVSS from the exons ATGGAGCGCAGCATCATCCGGCTGAGTCACTGTCAGAAGGAGAtcttctgcttctctctgcCAGATGAGTGTCCAAGCTGTGGGGAGGAGCTGAAGGGGAGCCGCCTGCAGGAGGCGCCGGTCAGCCTGCCGTCTCCTCTCACCGACGGACACAAGAGCTCTTGCTGTCTGCTGGTCGCACCTGCACACGACAACCTGCACAG AGACTTTGATGGGACGTCTGATCTGCACACGGGGATCTCCAACACGAAAG GAGTTGTGTTCAACTACACTCGAGGAGGCGTCCGTAGAGAGCAGACCGGATGGGAACGCTGCGTCAGCATTCCTCTGGTCCGACCCGACATGTTCCACCTGCTGGCCCAGTGGGACCAGTACCTGGATCGCTTCTCTGATGGACCCATGTGGGACCCAGCCTGGCACAG gTTCGATGAGGACGACCATAACTGCTTCAGTTTCTGTCTCCAGTTTGTGAACAGCGTCCTGACAGCCGAGGGTCGCAGCTCTCTGAGCAGAGACGACTTCACTCGCAGCTTCATCCTACCGAGGATGAGAAGGGTGTCCAAATACACCACGCTGTACCAGCACCTCCAGAGACACCAGTACTACCTggtggacagacaggaggacagacaggaggacacaGCAGTCAGCAGTTAA
- the mkrn2 gene encoding E3 ubiquitin-protein ligase makorin-2 isoform X1, with product MSTKQVTCRYFLHGVCREGSRCLFSHDPSSSKPSTICKFYQRGVCAYGERCRYDHIRPSFRAGGGGASEDAAGGGGAGGRVVRGGVRKVVLRDRVLGSDGVLGGPVDAVGSEVAAAAPQSYVDAIRTGLDAATPEAGRYCLHLEQLTSTLPVLLRSPVLFVAPPSVGRAYQDLPQLCPYAAAGHCYYDDSCPYLHGDLCEVCGLRVLHPHDPEQRRMHEKVCLLAFEADMEKAFAAQLSQDKVCSICMEVVVQKANPSDRRFGILSSCCHTFCLACIRQWRCTRNFCNKIIKSCPECRVVSEFVIPSVYWVEDQEEKDQLIDLFKCGVSKKACKYFDQGRGSCPFGGKCLYLHAFPDGTRAEPDKPRKQLSSEGNVRFMNSVRLWDFIEEREQRSVPPLPSLDDDITELRELFMQMSAPSHDDTETPPTEAPPTADQ from the exons ATGAGCACCAAACAGGTGACCTGCAG GTATTTCCTCCATGGTGTCTGCAGAGAGGGAAGCCGCTGTCTGTTCTCTCACGACCCGAGTAGCAGCAAACCCTCCACCATCTGCAAGTTCTACCAGAGAGGAGTCTGCGCCTATGGAGAGCGCTGCAG GTACGATCACATCAGACCTTCGTTCAGAgcaggagggggaggagcttCAGAGGATGCTGCAGGTGGAGGTGGAGCCGGAGGCAGAGTTGTTAGGGGCGGAGTCAGGAAGGTGGTTCTGAGAGACAGAG ttCTGGGTTCCGATGGGGTGTTAGGGGGTCCGGTCGATGCCGTGGGGTCAGAGGTCGCAGCGGCGGCTCCACAATCATATGTGGATGCCATCAGGACGGGCCTGGACGCTGCAACACCAGAAGCAGGTCGGTACTGTCTCCATCTAGAACAGCTCACCTCCACTTTACCTGTCTTACTCCGCTCACCTGTGCTCTTTGTAGCTCCTCCATCGGTGGGCAGGGCTTATCAGGACCTCCCCCAGCTGTGTCCGTATGCGGCTGCCGGACACTGTTACTATGATGACAGCTGTCCATATCTCCATGGCGACCTGTGTGAGGTGTGCGGACTACGCGTGCTCCACCCCCACGACCCTGAGCAGAGGAGGATGCACGAGAAG GTGTGTCTGCTGGCCTTCGAGGCCGACATGGAAAAGGCATTTGCTGCTCAGCTCAGCCAGGATAAG gtgtgttccaTCTGCATGGAGGTGGTGGTGCAGAAGGCCAACCCGTCTGACCGCAGGTTCGGCATCCTGTCCTCCTGCTGCCACACCTTCTGTCTGGCCTGCATCCGACAGTGGCGCTGTACCAGGAACTTCTGCAACAAGATCATCAA GTCGTGTCCAGAGTGTCGGGTTGTCTCTGAGTTCGTCATCCCGTCGGTGTACTGGGTGGAGGACCAGGAGGAGAAGGACCAGCTGATCGACCTGTTCAAGTGTGGAGTCAG TAAAAAGGCCTGTAAGTACTTCGATCAGGGTCGGGGTTCGtgtccgttcggaggaaagtgTCTGTACCTTCACGCCTTCCCAGACGGAACCAGAGCAGAGCCCGACAAGCCGCGGAAACAGCTGAGCTCAGAGGGGAACGTCCGG TTCATGAACAGCGTCCGGCTTTGGGATTTCATCGAGGAGCGTGAGCAGCGGTCGGTCCCACCCCTGCCATCCCTCGATGATGACATCACGGAGCTCCGGGAGCTCTTCATGCAGATGTCGGCGCCAAGCCACGACGACACTGAGACTCCGCCCACTGAGGCTCCGCCCACCGCTGACCAGTAG
- the mkrn2 gene encoding E3 ubiquitin-protein ligase makorin-2 isoform X2 codes for MSTKQVTCRYFLHGVCREGSRCLFSHDPSSSKPSTICKFYQRGVCAYGERCRYDHIRPSFRAGGGGASEDAAGGGGAGGRVVRGGVRKVVLRDRVLGSDGVLGGPVDAVGSEVAAAAPQSYVDAIRTGLDAATPEAAPPSVGRAYQDLPQLCPYAAAGHCYYDDSCPYLHGDLCEVCGLRVLHPHDPEQRRMHEKVCLLAFEADMEKAFAAQLSQDKVCSICMEVVVQKANPSDRRFGILSSCCHTFCLACIRQWRCTRNFCNKIIKSCPECRVVSEFVIPSVYWVEDQEEKDQLIDLFKCGVSKKACKYFDQGRGSCPFGGKCLYLHAFPDGTRAEPDKPRKQLSSEGNVRFMNSVRLWDFIEEREQRSVPPLPSLDDDITELRELFMQMSAPSHDDTETPPTEAPPTADQ; via the exons ATGAGCACCAAACAGGTGACCTGCAG GTATTTCCTCCATGGTGTCTGCAGAGAGGGAAGCCGCTGTCTGTTCTCTCACGACCCGAGTAGCAGCAAACCCTCCACCATCTGCAAGTTCTACCAGAGAGGAGTCTGCGCCTATGGAGAGCGCTGCAG GTACGATCACATCAGACCTTCGTTCAGAgcaggagggggaggagcttCAGAGGATGCTGCAGGTGGAGGTGGAGCCGGAGGCAGAGTTGTTAGGGGCGGAGTCAGGAAGGTGGTTCTGAGAGACAGAG ttCTGGGTTCCGATGGGGTGTTAGGGGGTCCGGTCGATGCCGTGGGGTCAGAGGTCGCAGCGGCGGCTCCACAATCATATGTGGATGCCATCAGGACGGGCCTGGACGCTGCAACACCAGAAGCAG CTCCTCCATCGGTGGGCAGGGCTTATCAGGACCTCCCCCAGCTGTGTCCGTATGCGGCTGCCGGACACTGTTACTATGATGACAGCTGTCCATATCTCCATGGCGACCTGTGTGAGGTGTGCGGACTACGCGTGCTCCACCCCCACGACCCTGAGCAGAGGAGGATGCACGAGAAG GTGTGTCTGCTGGCCTTCGAGGCCGACATGGAAAAGGCATTTGCTGCTCAGCTCAGCCAGGATAAG gtgtgttccaTCTGCATGGAGGTGGTGGTGCAGAAGGCCAACCCGTCTGACCGCAGGTTCGGCATCCTGTCCTCCTGCTGCCACACCTTCTGTCTGGCCTGCATCCGACAGTGGCGCTGTACCAGGAACTTCTGCAACAAGATCATCAA GTCGTGTCCAGAGTGTCGGGTTGTCTCTGAGTTCGTCATCCCGTCGGTGTACTGGGTGGAGGACCAGGAGGAGAAGGACCAGCTGATCGACCTGTTCAAGTGTGGAGTCAG TAAAAAGGCCTGTAAGTACTTCGATCAGGGTCGGGGTTCGtgtccgttcggaggaaagtgTCTGTACCTTCACGCCTTCCCAGACGGAACCAGAGCAGAGCCCGACAAGCCGCGGAAACAGCTGAGCTCAGAGGGGAACGTCCGG TTCATGAACAGCGTCCGGCTTTGGGATTTCATCGAGGAGCGTGAGCAGCGGTCGGTCCCACCCCTGCCATCCCTCGATGATGACATCACGGAGCTCCGGGAGCTCTTCATGCAGATGTCGGCGCCAAGCCACGACGACACTGAGACTCCGCCCACTGAGGCTCCGCCCACCGCTGACCAGTAG